Proteins encoded together in one Musa acuminata AAA Group cultivar baxijiao chromosome BXJ3-6, Cavendish_Baxijiao_AAA, whole genome shotgun sequence window:
- the LOC103989912 gene encoding bax inhibitor 1: MDSFFQSRSQPSFGSSWSYNSLKNLRHIQPTVQNHLKLVFLTLCCALAASAVGAYLHILMNIGGVITMLGCLVSIVWLLSTPPHEERKRFGLLMAASVLEGASVGPLIELAIDFDPSVLVTAFVGTAIAFGCFSGAAIVARRAEFLYLGGLLSSGVSILLWLQLAGSIFGHSVEILKVELYFGLLIFLGYIVFDTQEIIERAHLGELDYVKHALHLFTDFVAVFVRILSIMLKNASAKSEDEKKRKKRS, encoded by the exons ATGGATTCCTTCTTCCAATCTCGATCGCAGCCGTCGTTCGGCTCCAGTTGGAGCTACAATTCGCTCAAGAATCTCAGGCATATCCAACCCACCGTCCAAAACCACCTCAAGCTG GTTTTCTTGACGCTATGTTGTGCCCTAGCTGCTTCAGCTGTTGGAGCCTATCTCCACATTTTGATGAACATAGGTGGCGTCATAACCATGCTTGGATGCCTTGTAAGCATCGTGTGGTTGTTGTCCACGCCCCCACATGAAGAG AGGAAGAGGTTCGGCCTTCTGATGGCAGCTTCTGTTCTTGAAGGCGCTTCTGTGGGTCCTCTGATCGAGCTGGCTATTGACTTTGACCCGAG CGTGCTAGTGACAGCATTTGTTGGGACTGCAATAGCATTCGGATGTTTCTCAGGGGCAGCAATAGTGGCCAGGCGGGCGGAGTTTCTTTACTTGGGTGGTCTGTTATCTTCTGGCGTTTCTATCCTTCTGTGGTTGCAGTTGGCAGGATCCATTTTTGGACACAGTGTGGAGATATTGAAGGTTGAG ctttactttgGGTTGTTGATCTTCCTGGGATACATCGTCTttgacactcaagagattatagaGAGAGCTCACCTTGGGGAGTTGGACTACGTGAAACATGCCCTGCATCTCTTCACAGATTTTGTTGCAGTTTTTGTTCGGATTCTCAGCATCATG TTGAAAAATGCATCAGCGAAATCTGAAgatgagaagaagagaaagaagagatcgTAA